One window of the Amycolatopsis mediterranei genome contains the following:
- a CDS encoding low temperature requirement protein A: protein MPTTRLHLVSADEDHRVSTIELFFDLVFVYAITQITQLMADHLSLTGVGQGVAMLAVLWWCWCSYAWLATTIHVDHGIARLAMFGAMAAMFLVSLTIPEAFADHPGGLFAPALFVVCYALVRLLHLVAYLGAAKHDPGLRRVLLKMFVGLLPSVGLLGVAAFLSGPWQLGLWVVALLVDYLNVYLAGPDGWRLNSPAHFAERFGLIVIIALGESIVAIGIGIGALPMSWLIAGAAVCGLVLAAGMWWTYFDVVARVSEHRLTQATGVERAKLATDSYTFLHLPLIAGIVLVALGLKKAFLYIADTEHHTPGEALHGVPIWTLTGGLALYLITLSALRKRNLGSWNVQRLVLGVLPVAATPLLEHVPAAVLLLIAAALVLGLITFERIRFAEWRRKVHTAHA, encoded by the coding sequence GTGCCCACGACACGCCTGCACCTGGTGAGCGCGGATGAGGACCACCGCGTCTCGACCATCGAGCTCTTCTTCGACCTGGTCTTCGTCTACGCCATCACGCAGATCACCCAGCTGATGGCCGACCACCTGAGCCTCACCGGGGTCGGGCAGGGGGTGGCCATGCTCGCCGTTCTGTGGTGGTGCTGGTGCTCCTATGCCTGGCTCGCGACCACCATCCACGTCGACCACGGGATCGCGCGGCTGGCGATGTTCGGTGCGATGGCCGCCATGTTCCTGGTGTCGCTGACCATCCCGGAAGCCTTCGCCGACCACCCCGGCGGGTTGTTCGCGCCCGCTCTGTTCGTCGTCTGCTACGCGCTCGTGCGGCTGCTGCACCTCGTGGCCTACCTCGGTGCCGCGAAACACGATCCGGGGTTGCGGCGGGTGCTGCTCAAGATGTTCGTCGGGCTGCTGCCGAGCGTCGGGCTGCTCGGCGTCGCCGCCTTCCTGAGCGGGCCCTGGCAGCTGGGGCTGTGGGTTGTCGCGCTGCTCGTCGACTACCTCAACGTCTACCTCGCCGGACCGGACGGGTGGCGGCTCAACTCCCCCGCGCACTTCGCCGAGCGGTTCGGGCTCATCGTGATCATCGCGCTCGGCGAGTCGATCGTCGCGATCGGCATCGGGATCGGGGCGCTGCCGATGTCGTGGCTGATCGCCGGCGCGGCCGTGTGCGGGCTGGTGCTGGCCGCGGGGATGTGGTGGACGTACTTCGACGTCGTCGCGCGCGTGTCCGAGCACCGGCTCACCCAGGCCACCGGGGTCGAACGCGCGAAGCTCGCCACCGACTCCTACACCTTCCTGCACCTGCCGCTGATCGCCGGGATCGTGCTGGTCGCCCTGGGCCTCAAAAAGGCCTTCCTCTACATCGCCGACACCGAGCACCACACCCCCGGCGAAGCACTCCACGGCGTGCCGATCTGGACGCTCACCGGCGGCCTCGCGCTCTACCTGATCACGCTGAGTGCGCTGCGCAAGCGCAACCTCGGCAGCTGGAACGTCCAGCGGCTGGTCCTCGGCGTGCTGCCGGTCGCGGCGACGCCGTTGCTGGAGCACGTGCCCGCGGCCGTGCTGCTGCTGATCGCCGCCGCCCTGGTGCTCGGGCTCATCACTTTCGAGCGCATCCGGTTCGCCGAGTGGCGCAGGAAAGTGCACACCGCGCACGCGTAA
- a CDS encoding SDR family oxidoreductase, whose translation MELAGKVVVITGGGQGIGAATASALSRLGAKVVIGDLDQVRAEKTAGELGADALPLDVTDIRGFTAFLDEVERRHGRIDVLINNAGIMPLGDLDTESDATTRRQLEINLHAVIHGTREAVKRMRPRRSGHIVNVASFAGKAGFPGAATYCATKHAVVGLSEAVHLELHGSGVHVSCVMPGIVRTELASGLGEAKMFKSVRPEDVADAIVSALRKPRFDVFVPRSLGIMGKLTRLLPRRTGEALARTLKADRLLASAAHSPARAAYEARAAESGPGVTRTDQ comes from the coding sequence ATGGAACTCGCGGGCAAGGTCGTCGTCATCACCGGCGGCGGGCAGGGGATCGGCGCGGCGACCGCGTCGGCGCTGTCCCGGCTGGGCGCGAAGGTGGTGATCGGCGACCTCGACCAGGTCCGGGCCGAGAAGACGGCCGGCGAGCTGGGCGCCGACGCGTTGCCGCTGGACGTCACCGACATCCGCGGGTTCACCGCGTTCCTCGACGAGGTCGAACGCCGGCACGGGCGGATCGACGTGCTGATCAACAACGCCGGCATCATGCCGCTCGGCGACCTCGACACCGAAAGCGACGCGACGACCCGGCGTCAGCTGGAGATCAACCTGCACGCCGTCATCCACGGGACGCGTGAGGCGGTGAAACGGATGCGGCCGCGGCGGTCCGGGCACATCGTCAACGTCGCTTCGTTCGCGGGCAAGGCCGGCTTCCCCGGCGCGGCGACCTACTGCGCGACCAAGCACGCCGTCGTCGGGCTGTCCGAGGCGGTGCACCTGGAATTGCACGGCAGCGGGGTGCACGTCTCGTGCGTGATGCCGGGCATCGTGCGGACGGAGCTCGCGAGCGGCCTCGGCGAGGCCAAGATGTTCAAGTCCGTGCGGCCGGAAGATGTGGCCGACGCCATCGTATCCGCACTGCGCAAGCCTCGTTTCGACGTTTTCGTGCCCCGCTCGCTGGGCATTATGGGCAAGCTCACCCGGCTGCTGCCGCGGCGGACGGGTGAAGCGCTCGCCCGGACGTTGAAAGCGGACCGGCTTTTGGCTTCAGCGGCCCATTCCCCGGCTCGAGCGGCGTACGAAGCACGGGCCGCGGAGAGCGGGCCGGGGGTAACTCGGACGGACCAGTGA
- a CDS encoding AMED_5909 family protein — MRKGEPKTLRDAHEVVMDRRPPNDANPSVWLAFRLGNARLYKAIADVDRGHHHEALSHVDARKVNSISEKARYDVR; from the coding sequence GTGCGGAAGGGTGAGCCGAAGACGCTGCGGGACGCCCACGAGGTCGTGATGGACCGCCGGCCACCGAACGATGCGAACCCGTCGGTCTGGCTGGCGTTCCGGCTCGGCAACGCGCGGTTGTACAAGGCGATCGCGGACGTCGACCGGGGCCATCACCACGAGGCGCTGTCCCACGTAGACGCCCGGAAAGTCAACAGTATCAGCGAAAAAGCACGCTATGACGTGAGGTGA
- a CDS encoding IS3 family transposase, with protein sequence MPPRKRRSYPAEYKVEAAHRVIDSGRTIAEVARELGLDAGMLSVWVKDERRRVTAAEVHGENPLEAAERAELLRLRGQVAELEKDNAFLVKASAYFAAMQKNRPGSL encoded by the coding sequence ATGCCTCCTCGCAAGCGCCGGTCGTACCCGGCGGAGTACAAGGTCGAGGCTGCTCACCGCGTGATCGATTCCGGCCGGACGATCGCGGAGGTCGCCCGCGAGCTGGGTCTCGACGCGGGCATGCTGAGTGTCTGGGTCAAGGACGAGCGGCGCCGGGTGACCGCGGCCGAGGTGCACGGCGAGAACCCTCTGGAGGCGGCCGAGCGGGCCGAGCTGCTGCGGCTGCGCGGGCAGGTGGCCGAGCTGGAGAAGGACAACGCGTTCCTGGTAAAAGCCTCGGCGTACTTTGCCGCGATGCAGAAGAACCGGCCCGGTTCGCTCTGA
- a CDS encoding DUF262 domain-containing protein: MTDQLPDVDEFDSEDELDSARDQAEPLDLSTDDRKLVTQPYDLGVKGISDDIARGRLKLAIEYQRKYVWDQSKASRLIESLLLNVPIPVCYFAEDEDGSYEVIDGLQRLTTISRFLKNKFSLSGISVLKELEGKFYDDLAPRDQRRLENRTIRCIVITEESHPDIKFDVFERLNTGAASLTAQELRNCIYRGEFNDSLKSMAKNRSLLRLLGSDSNSRMDHEELVLRFLALTSGVELYKPPLRQFLNSHIRKNRHRATTSRELKMFESTCDAVYEALGDGAFRVVGRDGKAHRNVNKALFDSIMIPAAFADKKALVRKSAKIREIREELLRDEDFLTSIGRATADKTRMHLRVGKFAEALRSIGIDVNLPDLSG, from the coding sequence GTGACAGATCAGCTACCTGATGTCGACGAGTTCGATTCTGAAGACGAACTTGACAGTGCTCGCGACCAAGCGGAACCGTTGGATCTGTCAACGGACGATCGAAAGCTAGTCACTCAGCCTTATGATCTTGGTGTCAAGGGTATTTCGGATGACATCGCAAGAGGTCGACTAAAGCTTGCGATTGAATACCAAAGGAAGTATGTCTGGGATCAATCTAAAGCCAGCCGTCTAATCGAGTCGTTGCTCTTGAATGTGCCGATTCCTGTCTGTTATTTTGCGGAGGATGAAGACGGCAGCTACGAGGTAATCGATGGTCTTCAGAGGCTGACAACCATCAGTCGATTTCTCAAAAACAAATTCTCCTTGAGTGGGATCTCGGTTTTGAAGGAACTGGAGGGTAAATTCTACGACGACCTCGCACCTCGTGATCAGCGTCGGCTAGAGAATCGAACTATACGCTGCATTGTCATTACCGAGGAAAGTCATCCGGACATCAAGTTTGATGTCTTCGAGCGATTGAACACCGGGGCTGCAAGCCTGACTGCTCAAGAGTTGAGGAACTGTATATATCGCGGGGAATTTAACGATTCGCTTAAGAGCATGGCTAAAAACCGATCACTCTTACGACTGCTTGGTTCTGATAGTAATAGTCGCATGGATCATGAAGAATTGGTCCTGCGCTTCCTTGCGCTCACTAGTGGTGTGGAGCTGTATAAGCCTCCGCTGCGACAGTTCTTGAACTCGCATATCAGAAAGAATCGCCATAGGGCGACCACGAGTCGTGAACTAAAGATGTTCGAATCGACATGTGATGCTGTATATGAAGCTCTTGGCGATGGGGCGTTTAGGGTTGTGGGGCGCGATGGGAAAGCTCATCGAAACGTCAATAAGGCGCTCTTCGACAGTATCATGATTCCCGCCGCTTTTGCAGACAAGAAAGCTCTTGTGCGAAAGTCTGCAAAAATCAGGGAGATCAGGGAGGAGCTACTTCGTGACGAAGATTTCCTGACGTCGATTGGTCGAGCAACTGCTGATAAGACTCGGATGCATTTGCGGGTAGGAAAATTTGCAGAAGCTCTGCGGTCAATTGGAATTGACGTTAACCTCCCGGACCTGAGCGGCTAG
- a CDS encoding acyl-CoA dehydrogenase family protein, giving the protein MGWGLSALTRLAGSKVVDRAGLRKPLEGLVTAGTRNGFRVAGAATRSFKSVQKLGKPARLAPAADTGLFDLTPTEDQQLTVETVTEFAAEQLRPAAADADAKLEAPEGLLSRAAELGISLVGIPEELGGVGTERSVVTNALVAEALAHGDLGLAVAVLAPSAVSTALVSWGDEQQQADYLPAFVGEHVPAAALALQEQKALYDPFKPATKARRTPKGYQLDGVKSLVPRATQAELFVVSADLEGRGPALFLVESSNAGVSIEAEPAMGLRGAATGKLHLSNVALPAGALLGSGKADVFAEVVRLSRLGWAALAAGTAKAVLDYVVPYVNERTAFGEPISHRQAVAFSVADIAIELEGLRLVTLRAAARAEQGKPYAREVALARKLAVDKGMQIGNAGVQLLGGHGFVKEHPVERWYRDLRAIGVMEGAVLL; this is encoded by the coding sequence ATGGGCTGGGGCCTATCCGCGCTGACCCGGCTGGCCGGGAGCAAGGTCGTCGATCGGGCCGGGCTGCGCAAGCCCCTCGAAGGCCTGGTCACCGCGGGGACCCGCAACGGCTTCCGCGTCGCCGGCGCGGCGACCCGGTCGTTCAAGTCGGTGCAGAAGCTGGGCAAGCCCGCGCGGCTCGCGCCGGCCGCCGACACCGGGCTGTTCGACCTCACACCGACCGAGGACCAGCAGCTCACCGTCGAAACGGTGACCGAGTTCGCCGCCGAGCAGCTGCGGCCGGCCGCCGCGGACGCCGACGCCAAGCTCGAGGCGCCCGAAGGCCTGCTGAGCCGGGCCGCCGAGCTGGGGATCAGCCTGGTCGGCATCCCCGAGGAGCTCGGCGGCGTCGGCACGGAACGCTCGGTGGTGACCAACGCGCTCGTCGCGGAAGCGCTTGCGCACGGTGACCTCGGCCTGGCCGTGGCCGTGCTCGCGCCGTCGGCGGTGAGCACCGCGCTGGTCAGCTGGGGTGACGAGCAGCAGCAGGCCGACTACCTGCCCGCGTTCGTCGGCGAACACGTCCCGGCCGCCGCGCTGGCGCTGCAGGAGCAGAAAGCGCTCTACGACCCCTTCAAGCCGGCGACGAAGGCGCGTCGTACGCCGAAGGGCTACCAGCTCGACGGCGTGAAGTCACTGGTCCCGCGGGCGACGCAGGCGGAGCTGTTCGTCGTGTCGGCCGACCTCGAAGGCCGCGGCCCGGCGCTGTTCCTCGTCGAGTCGTCGAACGCCGGGGTGTCCATCGAGGCCGAGCCGGCGATGGGCCTGCGCGGCGCCGCGACCGGGAAACTGCACCTTTCGAACGTCGCCCTCCCCGCGGGCGCCCTGCTCGGCAGCGGGAAGGCGGACGTCTTCGCCGAGGTCGTCCGGCTGTCGCGGCTGGGCTGGGCGGCGCTGGCCGCCGGCACCGCGAAGGCCGTCCTCGACTACGTCGTCCCCTACGTCAACGAGCGGACCGCGTTCGGCGAGCCGATCAGCCACCGGCAGGCGGTGGCGTTCTCCGTCGCCGACATCGCGATCGAGCTGGAGGGCCTGCGGCTGGTGACGCTGCGCGCCGCGGCGCGGGCCGAGCAGGGCAAGCCCTACGCCCGCGAGGTGGCGCTGGCGCGGAAGCTGGCCGTGGACAAGGGCATGCAGATCGGCAACGCGGGCGTGCAGTTGCTCGGCGGGCACGGCTTCGTCAAGGAGCACCCGGTCGAGCGCTGGTACCGGGACCTGCGGGCCATCGGCGTCATGGAAGGCGCCGTCCTTCTCTAG
- a CDS encoding DUF5919 domain-containing protein, with product MPNERLRDALLRNGLTLEQVAKAVGVDQKTVERWITKNRTPYPKHRHKIAAMARESETYLWPDSVAPERKAETAAAELVQVFPHRNAVPVELWDRLIKEAAETVEILVHAALFLVERPRFIKDLTAKAAAGARIRLAFGDPEGDSVALRGEEEQLGDGTLAARIRNALASYRPLVGVDGVEMRFHNTTLYNSIFRFDDEMIINTHVYGFQGAHAPSLHLRRLSAGDLFETYSESFESVWNLAKPATF from the coding sequence ATGCCGAACGAACGCCTGCGCGACGCGCTACTGCGCAACGGCCTGACCTTGGAGCAGGTCGCCAAGGCGGTTGGCGTCGATCAGAAGACGGTCGAGCGCTGGATCACCAAGAACCGGACGCCCTACCCCAAGCACCGGCACAAGATCGCCGCCATGGCGCGCGAGTCGGAGACCTACCTGTGGCCGGACTCGGTGGCCCCGGAGCGCAAGGCCGAGACGGCCGCCGCTGAGCTTGTGCAAGTCTTCCCGCACCGCAACGCCGTGCCCGTTGAGCTGTGGGACCGGCTGATCAAGGAAGCAGCGGAGACCGTCGAGATCCTGGTACACGCCGCACTGTTCCTGGTAGAACGCCCGCGGTTCATCAAGGACCTCACAGCCAAGGCAGCGGCCGGCGCTCGAATCCGGCTCGCGTTCGGAGACCCCGAGGGGGACAGCGTCGCCCTTCGCGGCGAAGAGGAGCAGCTCGGCGACGGGACGCTTGCGGCGCGAATCCGCAACGCGCTGGCGTCCTACCGGCCGCTGGTCGGCGTCGACGGAGTGGAGATGCGGTTCCACAACACGACGCTCTACAACTCGATCTTCAGGTTCGACGACGAGATGATCATCAACACGCACGTGTACGGGTTCCAGGGAGCCCACGCCCCGTCCCTCCACCTGCGAAGACTGTCCGCAGGGGACCTCTTCGAGACGTACTCGGAGAGCTTCGAGTCAGTCTGGAACCTCGCCAAGCCGGCCACCTTCTAG
- a CDS encoding MAE_28990/MAE_18760 family HEPN-like nuclease, whose translation MAAIDSFNAGIEEVRGLLSIDVRDQSGVGDGELGAESSTSAGLMATTRRAAVVLLVSHFEGFLKELVEELVDDLDSQSLPAKEIPRGVRELHILPKLSEVVSCGDVNQRFSLMSKLGAVSSLWNDSAKPPRGTLRAQIVSREVHNADSECIDRIFFTLGSGNPVCDGEIDVIDQESELEESHSIRVRLRDIVECRNDIAHGNMDRKPTGEDVARYVLFLLHFAKRLNRKADDLRSRWSTSSAANKKA comes from the coding sequence ATGGCTGCAATCGATAGTTTTAATGCTGGCATCGAGGAAGTTCGCGGCTTGTTGTCTATTGATGTCAGAGATCAGTCAGGTGTGGGCGATGGAGAACTTGGAGCGGAGAGTTCAACGAGCGCTGGCCTTATGGCTACTACGCGCCGTGCGGCAGTCGTCTTGCTTGTGAGTCATTTTGAGGGGTTCCTCAAGGAGCTTGTTGAGGAACTGGTCGACGATCTCGATAGCCAATCGCTCCCGGCAAAAGAAATACCCCGGGGGGTTCGGGAGCTTCATATATTGCCTAAGTTGTCGGAAGTTGTGAGCTGCGGTGATGTGAACCAACGGTTTTCTTTGATGTCCAAACTTGGGGCGGTGTCGAGTTTATGGAACGATAGCGCAAAGCCCCCTCGGGGGACTCTGCGAGCACAAATCGTCTCGCGTGAAGTTCATAACGCAGATAGCGAGTGTATTGATCGGATCTTCTTTACGCTTGGATCCGGAAACCCAGTCTGCGATGGCGAAATCGATGTTATTGATCAAGAGTCTGAACTGGAAGAATCTCACTCTATCAGAGTTCGACTTCGAGATATAGTGGAATGCAGAAACGACATCGCTCATGGCAACATGGATCGTAAGCCAACCGGTGAAGATGTTGCGAGATATGTCCTATTTTTGCTTCATTTTGCTAAGAGGCTTAACAGGAAAGCTGACGATTTGCGATCTCGCTGGTCGACGTCATCCGCAGCGAACAAGAAAGCTTAG
- a CDS encoding alpha/beta fold hydrolase — MVSPPARLAAAASNVVGKVLHGGVADLRPMPRVLIDQGPNRSLYRMTHRGGTVSGPPILLVPPLAAPAICFDLRRGCSLIEHLIEGGRNTYLVDYGTVAFSDRRLGIEHWIDEVLPRAIRRVSADAGGQDVHLVSWSLGGIFSLLVNADRPDLPIASITAIGSPVDFTAIPIVAPFRPLVDLTNGHLLTPIYRVFGGAPSYLVSRVFRATGISKEITKPLAILSHLDDRDYLAQIEAVDHFMSNMYAYPGRTFGQLYHRLFRTNDLAEGKVDLNGRIISLSSVRVPTLVVAGENDTIAPRPSVERVVELLDKAPEVRFKTAPGGHLGVLTGRKARGTTWRYLDQFLDDQIS, encoded by the coding sequence ATGGTTTCACCACCCGCACGGCTGGCCGCCGCGGCGTCGAACGTGGTCGGCAAGGTGCTGCACGGCGGCGTCGCCGACCTGCGCCCGATGCCGCGGGTGCTGATCGACCAGGGCCCCAACCGCTCGCTGTACCGGATGACGCACCGCGGCGGGACGGTGTCCGGGCCGCCGATCCTGCTGGTGCCACCGCTGGCCGCACCGGCGATCTGCTTCGACCTGCGCCGCGGCTGCAGCCTCATCGAGCACCTCATCGAGGGCGGCCGCAACACCTACCTCGTCGACTACGGCACGGTGGCGTTCTCCGACCGGCGCCTGGGCATCGAGCACTGGATCGACGAGGTGCTGCCCCGCGCGATCCGGCGCGTGAGCGCGGACGCCGGCGGCCAGGACGTGCACCTGGTGTCGTGGTCGCTCGGCGGGATCTTCTCGCTGCTGGTGAACGCCGACCGGCCGGACCTGCCGATCGCGTCGATCACCGCGATCGGCTCGCCGGTGGACTTCACGGCCATCCCGATCGTGGCCCCGTTCCGCCCGCTGGTCGACCTCACGAACGGCCACCTGCTCACGCCGATCTATCGCGTGTTCGGCGGCGCACCGTCCTATTTGGTCAGCCGCGTGTTCCGCGCGACGGGCATCAGCAAGGAAATCACGAAACCCCTGGCGATCCTGTCCCACCTCGACGACCGGGATTATCTGGCCCAGATCGAGGCGGTCGACCACTTCATGAGCAACATGTACGCGTACCCGGGGCGCACGTTCGGCCAGCTGTACCACCGCCTGTTCCGCACGAACGACCTGGCGGAGGGCAAGGTGGACCTGAACGGCCGGATCATCTCGCTGTCCTCGGTCCGCGTGCCGACCCTGGTGGTGGCGGGCGAGAACGACACAATCGCGCCCCGGCCGTCGGTCGAGCGCGTGGTGGAGCTGCTGGACAAGGCCCCAGAGGTCCGCTTCAAGACAGCGCCGGGTGGGCACCTGGGCGTCTTGACGGGCCGGAAGGCGCGGGGCACGACGTGGCGGTACCTGGACCAGTTCCTGGACGATCAGATCTCTTGA
- a CDS encoding IS3 family transposase has protein sequence MAKYAGPDESADTAGRVPLRNERRFSVRRMARLLNVSRSGYYAHATRAAATVLAPRRQRRADLEVKITQAHQDSGGTYGSPRITAELRDQGEVVTAKTVAKIMAGVGLEGISPRTFKVRTTVVDPAASFPPDLVGRHFDRGRTDAVWLTDITYLTCGEGDMFLCAIRDGHSRKVLGYSVSDHISAEMVTAAIDDAVAGRGSGCRGTILHSDRGGEFTANVTAQACFGHGLRRSMGETGICWDNSPAESFWSTFKHEEYYRHVYATKTELVAAIDKWLNFYNSRRRHSSIGMLSPNDYEKSLPVVA, from the coding sequence ATGGCCAAGTACGCCGGCCCCGACGAGTCCGCCGACACTGCCGGCAGGGTCCCACTTCGGAACGAACGTCGGTTCTCGGTCCGGCGCATGGCGCGACTGCTGAATGTGTCGAGGTCCGGCTACTACGCACACGCCACACGCGCCGCCGCAACGGTCCTGGCGCCGCGCCGGCAACGCCGGGCCGACCTGGAGGTGAAGATCACCCAGGCGCACCAGGACTCCGGTGGCACTTACGGGTCGCCGCGTATCACCGCGGAACTTCGCGACCAGGGCGAGGTGGTCACGGCGAAGACGGTTGCCAAGATCATGGCCGGGGTGGGGCTGGAGGGCATCAGTCCGCGCACGTTCAAGGTGCGCACGACGGTGGTCGATCCGGCCGCGTCGTTCCCGCCGGACCTGGTCGGCCGGCACTTCGACCGGGGCCGGACCGACGCGGTCTGGCTGACCGACATCACGTATCTGACGTGTGGTGAGGGCGACATGTTCCTGTGTGCGATTCGGGACGGTCATTCCCGGAAAGTGCTGGGCTACAGCGTTTCTGACCACATCAGCGCCGAGATGGTCACTGCCGCCATCGACGACGCGGTGGCCGGCCGGGGCAGCGGGTGCCGCGGCACGATTCTGCATTCGGACCGCGGCGGCGAGTTCACGGCGAACGTGACGGCGCAGGCATGCTTCGGTCACGGGCTGCGCCGGTCGATGGGCGAGACCGGGATCTGCTGGGACAACAGCCCGGCGGAATCATTCTGGTCGACGTTCAAACATGAGGAATACTACCGGCACGTCTACGCGACGAAAACGGAACTCGTTGCCGCGATTGACAAATGGCTGAATTTCTACAACAGTAGGCGGCGCCACTCCTCGATCGGGATGCTCAGCCCCAACGACTACGAGAAGTCGCTGCCAGTGGTTGCTTGA
- a CDS encoding NUDIX hydrolase — protein MTRVDYYNDPNAPKANSIAVAVSAFIQDDEGRILMIRRTDNDLYSIPGGQLELGETLAQAAVREVREETGIECEIDGVIGVYSNPHHIVAYDDGEVRQEFSICFRASKSGGTLATSEESKEASWFKPNQISELNIHPSIRLRIEHALNESPEAYFS, from the coding sequence ATGACCCGAGTCGACTACTACAACGACCCAAACGCACCCAAGGCGAACAGCATCGCAGTGGCGGTGTCCGCGTTCATCCAGGACGACGAAGGTCGGATCCTAATGATTAGGCGCACGGACAACGACCTGTACTCCATCCCTGGCGGCCAACTGGAACTCGGCGAGACGCTAGCCCAGGCCGCAGTCCGAGAGGTCCGGGAGGAAACCGGCATCGAGTGCGAGATCGACGGCGTAATCGGCGTATATTCCAATCCTCACCACATCGTCGCCTACGACGATGGGGAGGTCCGACAGGAGTTCTCCATCTGCTTCCGCGCATCGAAATCAGGTGGGACGTTGGCGACTAGCGAAGAGAGCAAGGAGGCCTCTTGGTTCAAGCCCAACCAGATCTCCGAACTCAACATTCACCCCTCAATCAGACTACGGATTGAACATGCGCTAAACGAGTCACCAGAGGCCTATTTTTCCTGA
- a CDS encoding acyl-CoA dehydrogenase family protein gives MINLEVPKKAGALINQAYQAAAEVFRPISRKYDRAEHTYPAELDMFAALLDGLNSSGEGGAGAAGVRRSGSDESAKGNRNGANLNVVLGTIEMCWGDVGLLLSMPRQGLGNAAIGSVATDEQLERFSGMWAAMAITEPAFGSDSAAVSTTARLDGDHYVLNGEKIFVTSGERADAVVVWATLDKSKGRAAIKSFVVEKGTPGFEVVRTEHKLGIRASDTAVLRFENCRVPKENLLGTPEIDTKKGFAGVMQTFDNTRPLVAAMAIGVARAALEETKRILTSAGVTIDYDRPANAQHAAAAEFLRLEADYESAYLLTLESAWMADNRQPNSLQASMAKAKAGRSVVEIALKCVELTGAYSEESLLEKWARDAKILDIFEGTQQIQQLIVARRILGKTSAELK, from the coding sequence ATGATCAACCTGGAAGTCCCCAAGAAGGCCGGCGCGCTGATCAACCAGGCGTACCAGGCCGCGGCCGAGGTGTTCCGGCCGATCTCGCGCAAGTACGACCGCGCCGAGCACACGTACCCGGCCGAGCTGGACATGTTCGCGGCGCTGCTGGACGGCCTCAACTCCTCCGGCGAGGGCGGCGCGGGCGCGGCGGGCGTGCGGCGCTCCGGTTCCGACGAATCGGCCAAGGGAAATCGCAACGGCGCCAACCTGAACGTCGTCCTCGGCACGATCGAGATGTGCTGGGGTGACGTCGGCCTGCTGCTGTCAATGCCGCGCCAGGGCCTCGGCAACGCGGCGATCGGCTCGGTGGCCACGGACGAGCAGCTCGAGCGCTTCTCCGGCATGTGGGCCGCGATGGCGATCACCGAGCCGGCGTTCGGTTCGGACTCGGCGGCGGTCAGCACGACGGCTCGGCTCGACGGCGATCACTACGTGTTGAACGGCGAGAAGATCTTCGTGACGTCGGGCGAGCGCGCGGACGCGGTGGTCGTGTGGGCGACGCTGGACAAGAGCAAGGGCCGCGCGGCGATCAAGTCGTTCGTGGTCGAGAAGGGCACGCCGGGCTTCGAGGTGGTGCGCACCGAGCACAAGCTCGGCATCCGCGCCTCCGACACGGCGGTGCTGCGCTTCGAGAACTGCCGCGTACCTAAGGAGAACCTCCTGGGCACGCCGGAAATCGACACGAAAAAGGGTTTCGCGGGCGTCATGCAGACGTTCGACAACACCCGGCCCCTGGTGGCGGCGATGGCGATCGGCGTGGCCCGCGCGGCGCTGGAGGAGACCAAGCGGATCCTCACTTCCGCCGGCGTCACGATCGACTACGACCGCCCGGCGAACGCGCAGCATGCGGCGGCGGCGGAGTTCCTCCGCCTGGAGGCGGACTACGAGTCGGCGTACCTGCTGACGCTGGAATCGGCGTGGATGGCCGACAACCGCCAGCCGAACTCGCTGCAGGCGTCGATGGCGAAGGCCAAGGCGGGGCGTTCGGTGGTGGAGATCGCGCTGAAGTGCGTCGAGCTGACCGGGGCGTACAGCGAAGAGTCACTGCTGGAGAAGTGGGCTCGGGACGCGAAGATCCTGGACATCTTCGAGGGGACGCAGCAGATTCAGCAGCTCATCGTGGCTCGCAGGATCCTCGGCAAGACGTCAGCTGAGCTGAAGTAG